CACCATAATTTATGGAAACATTGGACTTATTGCTTGAGACAGGAGTAGAGGAGGTTCCGGCAGGTTTTTTGCCTGTTGCACTTAACTTATTAAAAACACTTGCCGAAAAATTTCTGACAGAAGCTGCCGTAGCATTTTCCGATATAAATACTTTTGCCACACCAAGACGCCTTGCACTTATTGTAACGGGAGTAAATCCACATCAGGAGGGACGCACACGCGAGCTACTAGGGCCACCCGTAAAGGTAGCCTATGACGAAACTGGCGCCCCCACTAAGGCTGCCATCGCTTTTGCCGCATCTAATGGCATACCGGTTGAAAAACTTGAAATGCGCACCAAAGGTAAAGGACAGTATGTGTGTGCCGTTATTGAGGAGCCTGGTGTGGCAGTAAAAGAGATTATCGGCACAATTTTTATAAAAATCATCTCTGCTCTAACATTTCCTAAAATGATGCGATGGAGTGACCTTGATACCCGCTTTGTAAGGCCAATTCAGTGGCTTACGGCTCTTTACGGTAATGAACCGGTTGTGTTTGATTTTGCAGGAGTTAGGAGCTCTGATAAGACTTACGGCCACAGGTTTTTATCCCTTGGTGAGATTCCCTGTAACGGTGTATCCGGCTACAAGGAGCTTTTACGGAAACATTACGTGATAGTTGATCAAAATGAACGCAAAGCAATGATAAAAGCGCAGCTTACCGATATAGCCGCTCAAAACAGCGCCTTTTTGCATGAGGATCAATCCCTGCTTGACACTGTTACGTACCTTGTTGAGTACCCAGTTGCTGTTATTGCTGCGTTTTCGGCTGAGAGATTTTTAACCTTACCCCCTGAGCTTTTGGTGAGCGTCATGCGGGACCATCAGAAGTACTTTGCGCTTACTGACAAAGCCGGAAAACTTATCAATAAGTTTGTTGTCATAAGTAACACAACTAATGACAATGCCGCTGTGGTAAGAGCCGGGGCAGAAAGGGTGATAAAGGCACGCCTTGATGACGCTAAGTTTTACTACGAGACAGATTTAAAAACTCCGCTCATTGATCTGTCAAATAAACTCATCGGTATAGTACATCACGAATCTATCGGCACTATGCTTGACAAGATAAACCGGATGTATCCTTTCGCCACATCACTTGCCGATAAATTAGCCAATAATAAACCGCCGGGGGTCGCTGACCCCTTTCCTGACAATGCCGTTATTGAAAGAGCGGTGAAACTTTCCAAGGCCGATCTCCTAACCGGTATGGTAAGAGAATTCCCGGAGCTTCAGGGTATAACCGGAACCCGCCTTGCCGCCCTTAACGGAGAGCTCGCTGAGGTAAGCAAAGCGCTTTCAGAACAGTATCTACCCCGATTTTACGGTGATGAGATACCACAAACCGTAACTGGCACGATTTTAAGCCTAAGTGATAAAATTGATAACATTGTATCGTTTTTTTCGGCAAAGCTTATTCCGTCAGGCTCTGAGGACCCGTATGCACTTAGAAGGCAGGGGCTTGGAATTATAGCTATACTGTTAAAAACAGGATACAGAATCAGTCTTAATGAGATTTTTGCTGATGCCATCAGGCTTAACAACTTTGATGCTTCTTTGGTTACAGTAATAGAGGGTTTTTTCCGGCAGCGCATAGAAGCCCTGCTTACAACAACGATAGGTTACAGTTACGATATAGTTTCTGCGGCTGTAGAGGACTTTTTTTCAATCCCTGTAATCTACCTGATAAACAAACTGGATGCCTTAAAAGACTTTAGAACCCTGGATGGATACGAGGAGTTTTTACACGCAATAAAACGAGTGTATAACATAATTCCTGTGGGATTTGAGGGTTTGACCGACTCATTAAGGTTTGGGCTTGATGAGGAGAAGTCATTATATAGCGCTCTTAATGAAACAAAGGACTTAATCGAAGAGTCGGTATCAGCCGGCAACTACAAGAGGGCCGTAGAGGAGATAAAGAAACTTAAGGGGCCGATAAACCAGTTTTTTGAAAAAGTACTGGTCATGGATAATGATGAAAACAAAAAGAACAACAGGTTGTCACTCCTAATGGATATAAGGAACTTGTTTCTAAAAATAGCGGATTTTACAAAACTCCAAAACGTGTAGTTGTTTTTATCAATGATTTTTGCACTTCTTGCTGTACAATGTCTAAACCCACGAGTGCCTTAAGATTCTGATTTTGATAATATTGGCGTCCCCAACGGGATTCGAACCCGTGTTACCGACGTGAAAGGCCGATGTCCTAGGCCGAGCTAGACGATGGGGACGTCGTGTTATGAGTCGCCTGGGATTCGAACCCAGGACGCCCGCCTTAAAAGGGCGGTGCTCTACCAACTGAGCTAGCGACTCAAGCAGAGTAATTTAACACTCTTACATTTATTTTGTCAATCTCAAATAAAAAATTGTCAGGGCAAAGTAGAAATGTCCTGTTTTTAGCAAAATGAAAGTGTTCCCCCAAAAAACAGTTTGTTGTATTGAATTCCAACGTAAATTTGACAGAGAACCATTTTTTCTGTATTATAAAATCGTTTATGTTGCTAACTTTGTATAACATTAAGGAGGTTTAATATGCTGTTAGAAAAATATAACCTTAAGACGATAGAATTAAGAAACCGGATGGTTAGATCGGCCTGTTATGAAAGAATGGCAGATAATGACGGCTTTGTGACAGACAGAATATTTAAACTTTACGGTGATTTAGCTAAAGGCGGAGTGGGACTCATCATAAGCGGCAATACGTTAGTGCACCGCACAGGATTTACTGTGGATAAGATTCTGTGTGCTTATGATGATAAATATATAGCCGGACTTTCAGAAATAGCCTCTGTAGTACACAAAGAGGGGGGTAAAATTGCCCTTCAGTTAACACACGGAGGCAGACAGAGTGTTCCGGCACTTCTGGATAGTAAAGAAACTATTGCCCCATCTGCCGTGTATGAGCCGTTTATGAGGGCAATGCCCAGGGAGATGACAGAAGAGGAGATATGGGAGATTATAGGGGCTTTTGCACTTACCGCTAAAAGGGCTCAAAAGGCTGGCTTTGACGGCGTTCAGATTCACGGCGCACACGGATATCTTGTCAGTCAGTTTCTCTCCGGGTACACAAACAGGCGCGATGACGCATGGGGCGGGGATGAGGAGCGCAGATTCACTTTTGTCGGGGAAATATTAAAAGCCATACGAAAAGAGGTCGGAGACAGCTACCCTGTGTTTATTAAAATGAACTATGACGATTTTATGCCGGGAGGAGTTACCCTTCCTGAGGCACTAAGAACAGCCAAACGCCTTCAAAACGCCTCAATAGATGCCATAGAGGTCAGCACCAGCATGTACGAATCTAAAATTAAAACGGCAAGGCCTAAAATACTTGATACCGCTGATGAGGCATATAATCGTGTTGCCGCTATGGAGTTCAAAAGAGCGGTCTCAGTACCCATAATGCTTGTCGGAGGAGTTCGTTCAAAGTCTGTAGCCGATAATATTTTGAAAGAGGGGTATGCCGATCTGATATCATTTGGCAGACCTCTTATCAGACAACCCAACCTTCCGAATCTTTTTCAGCAGGGTACAGAACGGGCCGCCTGCATCTCCTGTAACGGCTGCATGAATTTCG
The genomic region above belongs to Nitrospirota bacterium and contains:
- a CDS encoding glycine--tRNA ligase subunit beta — translated: METLDLLLETGVEEVPAGFLPVALNLLKTLAEKFLTEAAVAFSDINTFATPRRLALIVTGVNPHQEGRTRELLGPPVKVAYDETGAPTKAAIAFAASNGIPVEKLEMRTKGKGQYVCAVIEEPGVAVKEIIGTIFIKIISALTFPKMMRWSDLDTRFVRPIQWLTALYGNEPVVFDFAGVRSSDKTYGHRFLSLGEIPCNGVSGYKELLRKHYVIVDQNERKAMIKAQLTDIAAQNSAFLHEDQSLLDTVTYLVEYPVAVIAAFSAERFLTLPPELLVSVMRDHQKYFALTDKAGKLINKFVVISNTTNDNAAVVRAGAERVIKARLDDAKFYYETDLKTPLIDLSNKLIGIVHHESIGTMLDKINRMYPFATSLADKLANNKPPGVADPFPDNAVIERAVKLSKADLLTGMVREFPELQGITGTRLAALNGELAEVSKALSEQYLPRFYGDEIPQTVTGTILSLSDKIDNIVSFFSAKLIPSGSEDPYALRRQGLGIIAILLKTGYRISLNEIFADAIRLNNFDASLVTVIEGFFRQRIEALLTTTIGYSYDIVSAAVEDFFSIPVIYLINKLDALKDFRTLDGYEEFLHAIKRVYNIIPVGFEGLTDSLRFGLDEEKSLYSALNETKDLIEESVSAGNYKRAVEEIKKLKGPINQFFEKVLVMDNDENKKNNRLSLLMDIRNLFLKIADFTKLQNV
- a CDS encoding NADH:flavin oxidoreductase, whose protein sequence is MLLEKYNLKTIELRNRMVRSACYERMADNDGFVTDRIFKLYGDLAKGGVGLIISGNTLVHRTGFTVDKILCAYDDKYIAGLSEIASVVHKEGGKIALQLTHGGRQSVPALLDSKETIAPSAVYEPFMRAMPREMTEEEIWEIIGAFALTAKRAQKAGFDGVQIHGAHGYLVSQFLSGYTNRRDDAWGGDEERRFTFVGEILKAIRKEVGDSYPVFIKMNYDDFMPGGVTLPEALRTAKRLQNASIDAIEVSTSMYESKIKTARPKILDTADEAYNRVAAMEFKRAVSVPIMLVGGVRSKSVADNILKEGYADLISFGRPLIRQPNLPNLFQQGTERAACISCNGCMNFGKLDYVMCVQLNKHP